ctggaatacacccactgctggacaaagcctTCCCTCGCAGATCTTCACGACAATTGGTCCTgtgttgccctcatccaacttattccggcgatttttgttcggaggcctaccaacactgcgtcttccggtatgtggtcgctattcgaggacttagACTGCATGTGGtgtagcaccaccccatctcctcccgtgggtgtgtATTACAAAAAGGGCAATaacaaaattactttaaaatatttgatacaaataatttgaaatatatataaaatatatctaatcgaaacggcttgaccgattctcatgaaattttgagtgcatattgggtaggtctgagaatcggacaacatctatttttcatccccctaaaggTTAAGGGTGGTCTACgccaaattttttgttttaatgttttgatatatttttttaaatttgtttgattatgagtgagcattaaaaatacacacaacttcaaatttcacctatctacgatcaacagttacttttgtctCGCGATTTAATATCGGcattacaacgtttgctgggtcagctagtatatatatataatatatatatatttagtttttttattagtttaaccTGTAATTCAATttcattgtgtttttatttttaatttatgacataatagcgatttaatttttaaaagataaaaattttactttttaatgtatttatttgctttttacATAAGAATGTTATTTGCGCCTATAATTAAAGTAGCACTCATCTTGTATTTttgtctatattttttatatgtattaagtaGTGTATACTTTTGccatcaccagtgggaggctcctttgcacaggatgtcggctagattatgggtaccacaacggcgcctatttctgccgtgaagcagtaatgtgtaaatattactgtgtttcgatcagaagggcgccgtagctagtgaaattactgggcaaatgagacttaacatcttacgtctcaaggtgacgagcgcaattgcagtgaccctcagaatttttggggcttttcaagaatcctaagcggcactgcattgtaatgggcagggcgtatcaattaccatcagctgaacgggctgctcgtctcgtcccttattctcataaaaaatatatatatatgagttaTGATAAGTGTCTTTACAAACCTTAGTGTTCAAATCAACTTCATTAGGCAACGTGTCTCTCAATGCCCTGAGCCCATGGGCCACCAGCTCTTGCAGGTCACAATCCTGGAAGGTGTTCAAATGCTTCTCCAAGTATGTCCTCGCTGATTGTGACCGAGCTCCAATGGCCATTGCACGACAGTCAAAGTAATTCGCTGATGGGCATGTCTGATAAATGTGGGGTCCTTGGTCCTGAAATCAAATGATATATAGGATAGATATACAGGATGTCCAAAAAATAGCGTCAAGAAAAGCCCTCGATCGGGCAGTCTGAGGGGTAACCTAAGCATCTCCATTTATGTTATACTGTTTTTGGTAATTTTagagttatatattttatttaaaaaaatagtcagAGATGATAACAGCGTATAACGAGCGACACCGAAATAtgacaaacaaaaaatatttgtgtgtgAGTTTCTGATGCACCTTTGGTTGCCATCAATCCCTGGGTAATGTCAACTGTCAAGACAAACTTGACAGttgacattaattatttatctgcCTATAGAAAAGCACGTGTTTCTtacttcttttctttcttaacATGTTCACGATGATTACTacctcttaattttttttagaacaGACTACAGTACATCTACTGAATCTACACATTCCTGTAGCTTTATCTTTGCATAAATTCCTAATAGTAATTAGTATCTATGGACTGAATATTTATTGGCCTAGCACTCCACAATGGCATTGGTAAATcatcaatatttaatttgtaccaaaatataGGGACGATGAggggctcgaacccgcgactctcgggttccgtgcgagcgctcttaccaactgagccaaccgtacgAGTGACGTATTAATCGTatttcttgttcaactctcaggttgtggctctatctctacagtatctactttagttgattgaattgaatttgtacATCACTTAAATAACATActatttaaatctttaaaagtCCTAACAAAATAACCTCAATACTTACATCATAGCCAGCCACAAGTAAGCCAACACCGAGTGGTCTCTTGTCGTACCTCTGAGTGCAAATCTGCATTTTGTTACCGACAAGAGAGATCAGTCTGCCCACAGGCATTGTAGCGTCGTGGGCGTAACGATGGTTGAGGCACTCTGTGCGCATAAAACGGCTGAAACATGTTAATTTCAAGTGTAATAAATGTTACTATCTCATAAGTAGTAGTAGTGGTAAGAGAAAAGCCGTATGATAAAGCtaatggtcgctcagagggtaatggagagggctatgctcggagtttctttacgagatcgaatcagaaatgaggagatccataggagaaccaaagttaccgacatagtccaaatgattgcgaaactgaagtggcagtgggcacggcacatagttcgacggagagatggccgttggggcagtaaagtcctcgaatggcgaccacgtacctgaaaacgcagtgttggtaggccccccacaagatgaaccaaTCATGGATGGatgttcaagatcgccggaatacgttggataagggcagcgcaggaccgatcgtcgtggaaatctttgggtaAGGCTAAGGTTGAAAAGGCATTTGtcgagcagtggacgtcttccggctgatgatgaaataaGAAGTCCCATTTGGGTTTGAAGTTTCAGCGTTTAAAGCAAGACAGTGGGAGGCACAAATGCCGTTACTCCCTTCAAAGATACTTCTAGAGGAGAAAGAAAAATCAGAATCTTAAAACTATggttattttatggaaaagcttaaaataattggaaaaacgagtgtacgggtcacctggtgttaagtgttcaccgcTGCCcatgttctcttgcaacaacagtggaatcacaggagcgattgTTGATTAGTCCAGAATTTTGTAAAGAGATGtttttctcttgcaacaacagtggaatcacaggagcgattgTTGATTAGTCCAGAATTTTGTAAAGAGATGTCTTTAACTAAGTGAAATAAAATTCAGCCTGACGCTATGGTCTTGGTGAAACATATAAACAATAAGATAAAAATGATAACCAGTAAGAtctcagcctcaacagacatgacatccgtataatggtgggcaccctaacgggtcacacatcactaaacaaacaccttttcacaatcgcgtaacggacagtcctaagtgcagaggctgtctggccgaagacgaaacggtcgctcacgtaatcctggaatgtgcgggggtggccaaccaacaggcaaaaaccttaaccaatacgaggtcgctccaagcagtctgcgaacaccccaggaatgttctgaatttctggaaggagctgggttggttggagtaactggccattactgcacgtaaaatggacccatgctagtggtttaattgcggaaacaggagcccctataccatacaataaccaataagatttaaatttgtGGCACTCTGTGCGCATAAAACGGCTGAAACATGTTAATTTCAAGTGAAATAAATGTTACTATCTCATAAGTAGTAGTAGTGGTAAGAGAAAAGCCGTATGAGAAAGCtaatggtcgctcagagggcaatggagagggctatgctcgtaGTTTCTTTACGAGATCgagtcagaaatgaggagatccataggagaaccaaagttaccgacatagatAACCAAAGTtaccaaatgattgcgaaactgaagtggcagtgggcagggcacatagtacgacggacagatggccgttggggcagtaaagtccttgaatggcgaccacgtaccggaagacgcagttttggtaggccccccacaagatggacctatCATGGATGGatgttcaagatcgccggaatacgttggatgagggcagcgcaggaccgatcgtcgtggaaatctttggaggaggcctttgtccagcaaacCCAAATGGGGGTTTGGAGTTTCAGCGTTTAAAGCAAGAGAGTGGGTGGCACGAAGATGCCGTTACTCCCTTCAAAGATATTTCTAGACGAGAAAGAAAAATcagaacttaaaactaaggttattttatggaaaagcttaaaataattgaaaacgaGTGTATGcgtctggtgttaagtgatcaccgctgcccatgttcccttgcaacaccagtggaatcacaggagcgattgTTGATTAGTCCAGAATTTTGTAAAGAGATGTTTTTAACTAAGTGAAATAAAATTCAGCCTGAAGCTATGGTCTTGGTGAAACATATAAACAATAAGATAAAAATGATAACCAATAAGAtctcagcctcaacagacatgacatccgtataatggtgggcaccctaacgggtcacacatcactaaacaaacaccatCCATCTTGGGCACCATCTATTTTCAATGCATTTTGCAATTTCAAATTTAGAACTCACAACCAGTAGATGTTGTAATTGCGCCTTCTACAATATAATTGAAGAACAGACGGAACAAGTGGCTACAGTTGAATAATTCTGTGCAGTAAAAGCAGtgataattaaaacaaagcctactaacataaacaaaaataagaaatatatacctatataatattaattattgttaggTGATTTGTTCATTGACTCTTGATCTGAAAACATCAGCTAACATTTGCTcattaaagaataaaataataatataaaaaaattaaataaggcAGCCGCATAGCAGTAGATGTGGGCtaaactgttataatttttcaatgaattatactgttgtgttatatttttctaactgttgttgtaaactgttataatatataatagatgttataaattttaatcgaaattatttacgaaattattacaaagttatttagtgtagataataatataatatatggtattttttttgttatggttTTTAGAAAGCTTTTTTTAACCTGTGTACCTACACAGAACAATCTTATCGACTAATGAGTTAAAGAAACTATTAACTAAACATATATTTACACTATTcactaaacttttatttttacacttacACTTGtctatttccataaaaaaataaaaataactcaacacgtattatatattatacacatatcCATTTAATTTACTATTCATACGTTCGTTCGTTCGTTTTATAAGTAGCTTTTATTGTGATGAGCGAGAAAGTGTTCACATTACTTTGAATACTAAGCACTTACTAAAGTGAATTAGAAAAAGGGCCATctgttaaaaaacattaaatttacaatttttttaataaaagaagcGCACCACTTTCCGCTCGTGTacatagatggcgctgtaattaaatttcaaatgaattttaatagcacggaaataatttatataattatattataacagtctagtggcaaattttataatgtgttatactgttgtaaaaatatattgtaatatataatgtgtTGTGTGTTATAATGCCCACCTCTACATAGCAGCACCTGGTCATGAATGGAAGACAATATATTGACTCTATTTTTATATACTGTAACAAGacaagattcatataatatattataagagggctatttaatataactttatattaaatatatgatgttttaatgagaaaacaGTTAACATATATAGAGGCCATAATTGAGCTAGAGCAATGCAGAAGGCTTTTGCCTAATATAAATTGATATAGGACACATGTAGCAGTGATATTGATgacgataaaataatataagtagaaGAATACAAAGTTATTTTAGTTTCTATAGTTATAAATTtactatttcatttttaattactgaGGGGTGATAAAAATGCAAGTCCTTAAATgaaaagtaccaaaaaaaacACCTAAATTAAGAAACCTCATTACCCACCCCATACCACACATTACAGTACCATGAATAGGCATAGTTACCATGGTATGTTCAAGCTAACAAGCTTCAAATAATAAAACggttcatagaaatataagAAGAagcatttaacaataaaaaaaataattaaacatgctcaattttattaaaaatagacatgatttagtaaaatatcatttaatcaAGCTCGATGCTTCATAATTTATCATAAGTCCAGAACTTTATACATTTCTTATAATACACATGTAATTTGTAAGTATAAATCAGAAAACTTCAAGAATTTAAATCAGATTTCAAGAAAAATGTCACCAATATTtggattcataataaaaatttctaGAATGTCATTCCATTCATTGATTTAAAGCATTTTATCATCaatgcttatatttttacaaataaaatttagatgAAGGTAGTGTACCTGTAAGACTGCTATATTTGCATTGATTGGGAACATTTTCTGTGATTGATGTGGTATAAGGGACTACGCACACTTATTCAGCTCCGTTTGcatttcgctgaacgattttggtcacacttatacagctctgcttctatcagccgcgtacggaaCTTTAcatcacgtctgcactcttgcgcgcataatgattacgtcaaatcaatgcaggaacaatacaggtcgcaacttgttgacaaggagtcgcgaaccatccctgtaaagagctgttccgccgcatttgatggcgaacagcgctgtacgcggcggaacagcgccaatcgctctctatagcattcgcataatacaaacacatttatcctcattttatgcaggtttgccgcgaaagcagaatggacgcggaaaacTGAATCAACGTATACAcatctccatacaaaattgttgttttctatggacaaaagctgaaaagagctgaataagtgtgCGTAGTCCCTAAGGGTTCAAGACATTGTTATGGTAGTAAAAGACAAAACAAGAAGATACTTCATCTAATGGTAAGCAGAATCGTCTGCGTTTTGACAGTCTAATGATCTGAGTGACTGACATTAACAAAGTAGTACTGTTATTACTACTTGGCTAACTTGAGTTTGTAAGTCTGATGTTGTGTGATGTATGTGGTTtgacaacatgatcccagaaagtgtacaaaacaaatgtgttacaaaattcaaaagaatagttaaaaatgtgtgtgtgatGGAGCGACAACCagctatttaatataatgattaaaattaaaaaaaaagaagccagCTGAGTTTTTTCCATCCATTCTTTTTAAATCTGAGGCATAAATTATGGAATGGAAGgtagtttttctattttttttattttttatgaaaattagcgacgaggcgagcaggacattcagctgatggttattgatacacttacactgcagtgccactcagaattattgaataatccaaaaattctgagtggcactacaactgcactcttCACATTGAGACTTAacttgtcaagtctcatttgcctagttatttcactagctacagcagaaatcctattttgaattaaaatattttaaattgtaagatATAGCATAATTAACTTACTCCACACGTACCCTTCAGATAGAATATCTCATGAGactgttaattttatatttgcacCCACACAGAAATAaacagtttaaattaatttttttatggaacggGAGGGGAGATGAGTTTATGGGTTCCCTGATGTTGTTGGATCACCAGCTACTGAGTTATTAGCTGTGGTGGTGGCAGTACAACCCGGAACAAATACTGCACATGCTGTTTAATATACAATTAAGTCCCACTACAAAGAGTAATAAATTACCTCAGCATTCTAGCATCAGCTGTTAAACCAGCAATGGAGATACCGATATGTTCATCAATGGGTATTATCTTCTTCTGGTATGCAGACAGCTCGCTAACTGCTCTCTTCAAAGCAATTAACACAGCAAACTGTTTGTTTTTCAAACCTACAGTTGCAGATCCGAGTTTCACTGCCTCCATTGCATATTCCACTTGATGGAGACGACCTTGAGGACTCCATACTGTGACGTCACTGTCGTACTGGTTACGAAACTGAAACGTTAGAGAACATAATATGAATACTTACAATAAGCTTTTCATTACTTAGAGTCATAATTTCGAGGTTAcctttgaatttattatattattattacaatagtgcactaaaagttttttttatatttataatgtaaaaatatgtaataatataactatttagactgcataaaaaatataacaataaaaataaacaaaggtACAGCGAAATGACACTGCACATCTTGATTTCttaaaaaaactgtataatattaaaaatatattaattcgtATCCTTACCATTGTATTTAAAATGAGCTACCTGacttttaaattgaataaaaacacaAACTTTAAAAGCAGGttcctattttaatttttaaacagttTGATGCCGCTTGTAAACTTTTTTACAAGTTCTCAAATTCTGTGACTTGACAGATTAGTTGACGTTTGTGACAGCAAATGATAATGATAAAGCAAATTCTAAATTATGTGACAACTTTTATGGCTCCTAGCCTCAAGGTGTTTTTCCTTAATCGTAAAGTGCATAATTCTTGTTTTTTTAACCCTTCCCACATCGGCGCTCTCCGCCTCAAAATGTTCGCCTCAGTTCGGCATGCGTTCGGCGTTCGCGCAGCGTTCTCcccgtgcgtattattttacgtttagtaataaaatgcttaaaactagggtgatttgagtgactgtcactgaaaactattgaaacaagctataagaccatgtataaattattcatattgtgttttttattttatttcacacagacttttctttcgacaataagtgtaaaaataggtatattagaataaataatgattttcaatgataattacttgttttatttactaccttttatgtttttgtaattagCATTATatgttctttataaaataaaaccaaaatatacATGCCTTCATAGTAATATTTGGATATATTCATGCAGAAATATACCAATGAAAATGATAATCAACAGAAATTGCTCGCGTTAGGAACCGTTCTTCCAAAACGATTTTATGAATAGATATTTAGCTTCtagaactttatttatataccatTCGGTAGGAAATTTAatctagatttattttaataatagtagatcagattatttataaaatcctATACTATTTGAAGCAAAAAGTAGACTAGGGTAGaatattcattataaaatcCAAAGATTTTTATCCTGTACATTTTGTCATTCATTATGATAATCTATGTTTTCTGTTCATACACTACATCTATCAAAATGGCAATGAAATGaccttttcagcaatatataaaacatgtacaccataaaacaaaaactattgaaaaaaGTTAAACGAAAGTAGCTTGCGTGGACACAAAAccgttacacacacacacacgcttACACAAATGCTTACACACGGGTGCTCTAACTTCGCGCTGCTTTAGAATTCTGAATTTCTTAGCATTTTCCTTTCTTGTGGTATGTTgtgtagcttgtcttactcAGTGTATATTTATCGAAAAATATATATCCGCGCGCCTCCCGCGAGCAGAAATAATATGTCTGCTTGCCACTCAACGGTAGTTTTGTATACAGACATAATATGCTCCGAGGTGGCAAGCAGACAAAGCAATTGTAAATTATTAGGTATAACTCCACAAAGAATAATCTTCGTGCACTGTCTTGTAAGTGAACCGCTCGCTGCGACGCCCGGgaaaaaattaacacaaaaatgctttgtccgtaaagctatgacgtcgaatgtTGGTGGCCTTGTATCGTAACAAATGGAAATCTGTATCGgacttcactcgttcataattgCATAGGTAAATAGACCATCTTGTACACGTAATATGCGCTAAAACCGGGTGAGGTAAAACAGTGCCATACGGCACTACCGATCTCTGCGTGTTTGTAAAATCAAGTACCAATTGGCACCGCACTcataatataccagctgttttagagccaaatggtataatatatatataataagccgcgatggcttgggcacgggcaagggcgctggtgtgggacgcgacttgcgtcgacactctggctttggctctcatgtccaagttacgtcagttggtgctggggctgctgtctctactgccgaagacggcaagcgttgcaaatatgttggtctcaatgagtcatacatctttgtgccgtttggtgtcgagacacttggcccgtgtgGCCTTagtaaggctactggaaacccaagcgaaACCATCTCTTAAACTGATATAATAGGtttatggtagctgaagtaagaaataaaataataataataataataaaattaaacctctaaataataagtaacaaagaaatacaagtataaCTATCGATTAGGGAGAGACTTCCCTCTTGACAAAGCctaaaaacagaaaaataattaaactgtaaaaatctTTCCCAGCTCAGATTCGATCCCTTGACCTCGCGGTGGCCACTGGttcaatgaccgtatgatcattaagttgaaaaagccgaactataattctttcatccataatttcaacgactgtcttacgaattttcgatcaggccacgtgtcctgacgcgattTTACCATTTTATACCCATTCGAATTCATATGTTTCGAGTATAATCTCGATTGATTGTGATGCCGCCGCAATACGGAACCCGTGCTTGATAGGTCGTTcatatgatttattataaatgagaatatgtaaacataacaatttaaaattttcatgttATCGTTTAAATTTAACTATTGAAGTCAAACTTCTTTACGTATGCTTGACTTTGGGAGTaggctggtgaatgcgtgacgagagcgttacgataAGTGTGATCAGGCGAGGTGAAGACAGTTTTTCAATAAACACTTCGTCATTGCGTGGCGaagtattcaaagcgcggtcaaaacacaactgaattaAATCTCTGCCTACTAGAAGCGTAGGCATATTTTTGCTTCAGCCCTTTTTTGAGCATGATTGtgagttgtttattgtacgtcaatacAGTAATAATTCGTTTCACCGTTCGTTACGCATCTGGTTGCAGTTCatacctatttaaaaataatatttatgttatctTAGATCCTTAGCTAGTGCTATAATTTATTACTGGCAACCATTCTACATGTGCGGCCTGTGAGTGTATGACACAGAGCGACATATTCGTCCATATAAAAATGGGTGGTGTTGGTGCACGTTGATGATTTCTGAGCCATGATGCGGCAGCTCCATGACGCCTCTAACACTCTCAACTTGCTTAACAATGGTTCGAACCATGTACAATATACTAGGGTATAAACAAACAAAGCGagcgagagagaagaatatctttGATCACCACGATAGAGAAGGATAGCGAATCTATAATTAATGTAACTGATTTTgactgacaagtcgtaaacagtcgaCCACTTTTGAtatagctccttagtattttggcTTTTATAtaactagctaacgcacacattgatatATACATCGCCATCTCTACGCTGGTGCATTCTATATCtatggtttttttttctttattgattaaggggcttttatacgtatgtacatgtcagccccgttataatctaagtatattaaaaagacaaaagaaaaacaatatccttaacttaataaactaaaaaaaaaaagttagtaaaacgaaaagcaagttatatctagtgttcaacaaataagacttatggattcaaacagacttatggcatccttagatggAGGGCgggtatatttacaaacatgcccgtatcaaatctgttcaaacccataagtcttactattttgtatatttatggtTGGGACTCGTCAATGATGCAGCAGTGGAGTAAACAACATGCTCATATTATATTGGGGGTCAAGTATAATTAATGTACTTCTTTCACTgtactaacaaaaaaaattgtctaaaataaataatttaatttgatcaTTTAACTTTTATATCTAGATGATAGATTAGTAGCTAGTACAATACTATACTGTACCCCCAATTTTGTTATCATCACTacaatcaaagtcaaataaacttaaatcaATTATGCTTATCTAAGTgcctttgaatcgtcactataaatatttcgttagaattactgaatctaccataatgttcggaaaaagtagatcTCATGAGAAGATAGTAAGTGTACGGGGGTACAAAAAGTGGGGAATTTTCACTTTCTTAAATTACCTCCTGCTATTGAAGCAAATTAAAAGACACGTCATTAAAGTCAAAACGCTTAAAGAACGACCGAATAATGTTTCCTCTCgtaagtcaaagttaaataaaactttatgcaATTAGACCTAAACTAAGCTTTTTAGATCAT
The sequence above is drawn from the Leptidea sinapis chromosome 47, ilLepSina1.1, whole genome shotgun sequence genome and encodes:
- the LOC126978184 gene encoding proteasome subunit alpha type-1, which translates into the protein MFRNQYDSDVTVWSPQGRLHQVEYAMEAVKLGSATVGLKNKQFAVLIALKRAVSELSAYQKKIIPIDEHIGISIAGLTADARMLSRFMRTECLNHRYAHDATMPVGRLISLVGNKMQICTQRYDKRPLGVGLLVAGYDDQGPHIYQTCPSANYFDCRAMAIGARSQSARTYLEKHLNTFQDCDLQELVAHGLRALRDTLPNEVDLNTKNVSIAIVGPKTPLRISDETELIRYLALVEGEERRGGGTATGDAGPSQDAPGEPRDPQAAVAMDTE